ATTTTTATTAATAGTAACTATCATAATAATTTATTTCTCAAATGTAAATAACTTTCGTATACTTAAAAGCATCGAGATAGAGATGGGAGAAAGCGAATGAAGGTCAAAGGGATTTTACCGGGGTTAGTGACCAGTCTGGTCATTGCAATTATTAGTCAAGGATTGGCGCAATTTGTGCCAGCGTTAGGTGCGGCTACTATCGCGATTCTATTAGGAATCATTGGTGGCAATACGTTTCTGAAACAACCGCAACTTGGTCGGGGGACTAAGTTCGCAGAAAGTAAGCTGTTGGAATATTCCGTGATGTTGCTCGGTGCGACGATGACGGTACAGACAATCGGCAAAATTGGTGGGTTCGGCGTGCTCTTTATTCTTTGCCAAATGACGATTACGATCGTTGGGGCTTTGTGGTTGGGGCGTAAGCTGGGTTTCAGCCAGTCGGTACGTATGCTGATGGCCGGCGGTAACGCCGTGTGTGGGTCGTCGGCGATTGCATCAATCGCCCCCGTTATTGACGCGGATGAAGATGATAAGGGGACTGTCATTACCTTAGTTAACTTGATGGGGACAGTGCTGATGTTAACGTTACCGGTCTTAGGAATGGCCGTGTTTGGTGGCAGTGTCATTCTTAAAGGGGCGTTGATTGGGGGAACTTTACAATCAGTTGGGCAGGTAGTGGCCGCAGCTAGTATGATTAATCAAACAACGGTTCAATTTGCAACGATTTTCAAAATTATGCGGATTATGATGCTAGTCGTCGTTGTTTTGATTTTTGGCCGGTTACACCAACGCACGATTGAAAATGAATTGGCTGAGGATGCTGTCGTCAGTGGTAATGGGAACGGTCATTGGTTACCATGGTACGTGGCCGGGTTCTTAATCTTATGTGCATTGAATAGCTTGATTTCGTTACCAGCAATTATTGGCGCAACGGCTCATACAATCAGTAGTTGGTTTGAAATCATTGCGTTAGCAGCTATCGGGTTACGTTTGAATCTTGTTAACTTTATGAAAGCTGGCAAGCGCTTAGCACTGTATGGTTTAGGCGTGGGGACGATTCAGGTCGTCAGCGCCTTGATTTTAATTACGTTATTACTGCAACATTAATTGGGTTTTGAGACACTTAAATCGCAATCATGGTTAATCATTCAATTAATCATGATTGCGATTTTTCATCTAAGAGAGTAGGAATGTTCATGCTAACTTATCAAGTCACACCAGCGATTGAATTGCGAGAACCGCTACCCCAAAGCGATGCGCCGGCATTACTAGCATTATTAACCGCTGATCGTGCGCAGTATCAGTATTATTTGCCATGGGTGGCTAAAATTCAAACGGTGGCGGATGAACAACGCTTTTTAACTTTTGCACAAGCTCAGTTACAACAAGCGCAAGCGCTCAACCTAGTCATTGTCGTTGAACAACGGGTTGCGGGAATGGTTAGCTGTGACCACTTCGATGATAACGACCACAGTGCCAACATCGGCTATTGGTTGGGACGACCATTTCAGGGACGCGGCGTCATGACGGCAGCCGTCCGTGGCGTTTGTGATTTGGGTTTTAATCAGTATCATCGGCAATGTTTGCGGATTCGTGCGGCGGTGGACAATCAGGCAAGCAATGCGGTGGCGCAACGGGCGGGCTTTGACTTTTTGATTCAGCATCCAGGTGGTCAGCACTTATTGGATGGCGATCATGATGAGAATGTGTATCAGGTTTCAGCGGTTGATTGGCTGGCGAAGCGCCACAAGTGATGACGATTAAACAAAAATAAAACTGACTAGCCAAGATGGTTAGTCAGTTTTATTAACGTCTAATTTTTAACTGTCACCACTTGCCACGTCTTAGGAATTGTAAACAAATATTGGCGTTGAACAATTTTTGTCTTGGTATTTCCTAGGCTGAATAACACGTGTGTCAGGTGATTTTTAAACTGCCAAGTCGTGGTCTTTAGTTGAACCTGCGCGGGTGAACCGCTAGTCAGTTTAGTTGTTGTGGTGGTTGCGGTCACCGTGTGACTGACTTTAGTGGCGGCTGCAACTCGGTAACTGATGACGCGTTCAGACCCCGTTCCGAGTTGCTGGACCCGCAACGCCGCTTGTTTGGATTTTAGCGGGGCTAAATCTTGAATTTGCGTGCGGGTGACTTCGTGCATGCCCCAATGGTAATTGTCGTTTAGGACGAGGGCGATGAGGCTAGCGGCAATAATCAGGCCACTAATAATAATGGCAATGAGACGGTTGCGGCCTGCTGGTGAAAAAATCATCGTGCCAGCAAAGACAAGGGTTGCAAGAATTAGTAAGACAATGATCATGCGGCATCATCCTCCTGACTAATGGTTTTTGAATGATTGGTTTTTAAGAAGAAGGTAATCCCAAAGCCAATCGCACAAAAAATGAGTGAGACAACGAACGCCATGTGATAACCAGTTAAGGTTGCGGTGATTCCGTCCTGACGGTATTTCAAAGGTGCCTGTGTCAGTAATTGATGTCCCGGCATTTGCCACTTAGCGACGCTGGAGTAGACACTGATTAAAACGGCCGTCCCCATTGAAGCTGCGACTTGACGTAGGGTGTTGTTGGCGGCGGTCCCATGGGAAATCAGCCGGAAAGGTAACGCATTGATCCCGGTCGTTGTGACGGGCATGGTAACCATGGTCAGGCCAAACATCCGAATGGCGTAAACAACGATGATCCATAAGATTGGGGTCGTGGCGCTAATTGATAGGAAGAAAGCAGTTCCAAGCGTTAGGAGTAACATCCCCGTCATTGCTAGTCTGCGGGCACCGATATGGTCAAAGATGCGACCAGTAATGGGGCTCATAATTCCCATCATGATTGCGCCAGGTAATAAAATCAATCCAGAGTCCATTGCTGAACGACCGAGGACCGTTTGAATATACATTGGCAAAATCATTTCGACGCCCATCATAGCCATGTAAGCGAGGGCGGTCAGGATTGCGGATAGGGTGAAAGCCGGAATCTTAAAGACACGTAATTCCAATAATGGCTGATCCATGTGAAGTTGCCGCCAGACGAATAGACCAATGAAAATCAGACCAATGACTAAAGTTGTGAGGACGACTGGGTCGCCCCAACCAGCATTACCAACGGATGAAAAACCGTATAACATACTGCCAAAACCAATTGTTGAGATCAAGACTGACCACCAATCAATTGGTTGTTTGGAAGTTGGTAAGACTTTCCGTAAAGTGAAGAATGAAACGATGATGAC
This Lactiplantibacillus plantarum DNA region includes the following protein-coding sequences:
- a CDS encoding YeiH family protein, coding for MKVKGILPGLVTSLVIAIISQGLAQFVPALGAATIAILLGIIGGNTFLKQPQLGRGTKFAESKLLEYSVMLLGATMTVQTIGKIGGFGVLFILCQMTITIVGALWLGRKLGFSQSVRMLMAGGNAVCGSSAIASIAPVIDADEDDKGTVITLVNLMGTVLMLTLPVLGMAVFGGSVILKGALIGGTLQSVGQVVAAASMINQTTVQFATIFKIMRIMMLVVVVLIFGRLHQRTIENELAEDAVVSGNGNGHWLPWYVAGFLILCALNSLISLPAIIGATAHTISSWFEIIALAAIGLRLNLVNFMKAGKRLALYGLGVGTIQVVSALILITLLLQH
- a CDS encoding DUF4811 domain-containing protein; amino-acid sequence: MIIVLLILATLVFAGTMIFSPAGRNRLIAIIISGLIIAASLIALVLNDNYHWGMHEVTRTQIQDLAPLKSKQAALRVQQLGTGSERVISYRVAAATKVSHTVTATTTTTKLTSGSPAQVQLKTTTWQFKNHLTHVLFSLGNTKTKIVQRQYLFTIPKTWQVVTVKN
- a CDS encoding GNAT family N-acetyltransferase; the protein is MFMLTYQVTPAIELREPLPQSDAPALLALLTADRAQYQYYLPWVAKIQTVADEQRFLTFAQAQLQQAQALNLVIVVEQRVAGMVSCDHFDDNDHSANIGYWLGRPFQGRGVMTAAVRGVCDLGFNQYHRQCLRIRAAVDNQASNAVAQRAGFDFLIQHPGGQHLLDGDHDENVYQVSAVDWLAKRHK
- a CDS encoding MDR family MFS transporter, with the protein product MPTQNSTLPLDANGQPYHRTWLVLTLLVGTFTTFITQTLLTTAFPTLMADFHISATAVQWLTTGFMLIMGIMIPVSAWLLTRINSKYLYLTAMLIFGLGTTLAYFAVNFQMLLIARMIQAMGVGISAPVFQTIMSSVYPPEKRGSAMGTAGIVIGLAPAIGPTLSGWIIDNYSWRALFLFILPINILVIIVSFFTLRKVLPTSKQPIDWWSVLISTIGFGSMLYGFSSVGNAGWGDPVVLTTLVIGLIFIGLFVWRQLHMDQPLLELRVFKIPAFTLSAILTALAYMAMMGVEMILPMYIQTVLGRSAMDSGLILLPGAIMMGIMSPITGRIFDHIGARRLAMTGMLLLTLGTAFFLSISATTPILWIIVVYAIRMFGLTMVTMPVTTTGINALPFRLISHGTAANNTLRQVAASMGTAVLISVYSSVAKWQMPGHQLLTQAPLKYRQDGITATLTGYHMAFVVSLIFCAIGFGITFFLKTNHSKTISQEDDAA